A portion of the Pseudarthrobacter defluvii genome contains these proteins:
- a CDS encoding DUF503 domain-containing protein translates to MWIGWIEFDILLGDVHSLKEKRSVVRPLLAELKRRFEVSVSETGDHSQYRRTQLGVGLVAADRAHLVEVLAAVERFVAGRPEIELLSARQRELHSED, encoded by the coding sequence ATGTGGATCGGCTGGATCGAGTTCGACATCCTCCTTGGCGACGTACACAGCCTGAAGGAGAAACGCTCCGTGGTCCGGCCCCTCCTGGCCGAGCTCAAGCGCCGCTTCGAGGTCTCAGTCTCCGAGACGGGGGACCACAGCCAGTACCGGCGCACGCAGCTCGGCGTTGGCCTGGTGGCAGCCGACCGGGCGCACCTCGTGGAGGTGCTGGCCGCCGTCGAACGCTTCGTGGCAGGCCGCCCGGAGATCGAACTGCTCAGCGCCCGCCAACGGGAACTCCACAGCGAAGATTAA